A region from the Phycisphaerales bacterium genome encodes:
- a CDS encoding carboxypeptidase M32, giving the protein MSKHATLPSSYVELCSALREAATIGSVAALVGWDQETYMPPAGSAFRSEQQATLASLTHERKTNPRIADLLAACEGDGGVMGDAARAANIREIRRDYSLATKLPKELVTELARVGSLAQDAWKKARADDDFKGFAPWLEKMFELQRQKAKCYGVPKGGELYDALLDEYEPGATAVQVTATFNPLRDRLTDLIMRVESAKKTVKVPTACLKAKIPADKQHALGLMVMKSIGFDLDAGRLDTTTHPFCSGMAPGDTRLTTRYQDQAFTDALYSTMHEAGHGLYEQGLPKLPPATSNNGTIDLFGTPLADAISLGMHESQSRMWENFVGRSLPFWKWLLPKSTKIVGTALSKYKPETLYKAVNTVTPSLIRVESDEATYNMHVMIRFEIERALVAGDLKVADLPATWNRKYKDYLGVKVPDDRRGCLQDVHWSFGLVGYFPTYTLGNLYAAQFWEKINADIPDLAKQHAKGQFGPLLEWLRTNIHRHGRRYHAAELCERVTGKLLTSEALLRHLEGRAADVYRL; this is encoded by the coding sequence ATGTCGAAACACGCCACGCTTCCCTCGTCGTACGTTGAACTCTGCTCGGCGCTGCGCGAGGCCGCGACGATTGGATCGGTCGCCGCGCTGGTGGGGTGGGACCAGGAGACGTACATGCCGCCTGCGGGGTCGGCCTTCCGGTCCGAGCAGCAGGCCACGCTTGCGAGTCTGACGCACGAGCGAAAGACGAACCCTCGAATCGCGGACCTGCTCGCGGCGTGCGAGGGGGACGGCGGCGTGATGGGCGACGCGGCACGGGCCGCCAACATCCGCGAGATCCGGCGTGACTATTCCCTCGCGACGAAACTCCCCAAGGAACTCGTCACGGAACTCGCGCGTGTGGGGAGTCTGGCGCAGGACGCGTGGAAGAAGGCACGGGCCGACGACGACTTCAAAGGGTTCGCGCCGTGGCTCGAGAAGATGTTCGAGTTGCAGCGACAGAAGGCAAAGTGCTATGGCGTCCCCAAGGGCGGCGAGTTGTACGACGCGCTGCTCGATGAGTACGAGCCAGGGGCGACGGCGGTCCAGGTCACGGCCACCTTCAACCCCCTCCGCGATCGACTGACCGATCTCATCATGCGAGTGGAGTCGGCGAAGAAGACGGTCAAGGTTCCCACGGCGTGTCTGAAAGCCAAGATCCCCGCGGACAAGCAGCACGCGCTGGGGCTCATGGTGATGAAGTCGATCGGGTTCGACCTCGATGCCGGACGCTTGGACACGACGACGCACCCCTTCTGCTCCGGCATGGCGCCCGGCGACACGCGACTCACGACGCGGTACCAGGATCAGGCTTTCACCGATGCGCTCTACAGCACGATGCACGAGGCCGGGCACGGGCTGTACGAGCAGGGCTTGCCGAAACTGCCCCCAGCAACGTCGAACAACGGCACGATCGATCTCTTCGGGACGCCGCTCGCCGACGCGATCTCGTTGGGGATGCATGAGAGCCAGAGCCGCATGTGGGAGAACTTCGTTGGAAGGAGCCTTCCCTTCTGGAAGTGGCTGCTTCCCAAGAGCACGAAGATCGTGGGGACGGCGTTGTCGAAGTACAAGCCCGAGACGCTGTACAAGGCGGTGAACACGGTGACGCCGTCCCTGATCCGTGTGGAGTCGGACGAGGCGACGTACAACATGCACGTCATGATCCGGTTCGAGATCGAGCGGGCGCTGGTCGCGGGCGATCTCAAGGTCGCGGACCTGCCCGCGACGTGGAATCGGAAGTACAAGGACTATCTGGGGGTGAAGGTGCCCGACGATCGGCGCGGGTGCCTGCAGGATGTCCACTGGTCGTTCGGGCTTGTGGGGTACTTCCCGACATACACGCTGGGGAACCTTTATGCGGCCCAGTTCTGGGAGAAGATCAACGCTGACATTCCGGATCTGGCGAAGCAGCACGCGAAGGGGCAGTTTGGGCCGTTGTTGGAGTGGCTGCGGACCAACATCCACCGGCACGGGCGGCGGTACCACGCGGCGGAGTTGTGTGAACGAGTGACCGGAAAGTTACTTACTTCCGAGGCGTTGCTCCGGCACCTGGAAGGGCGTGCGGCGGACGTGTACCGGCTGTAG
- a CDS encoding 16S rRNA (uracil(1498)-N(3))-methyltransferase, translating to MRSKRLEVGEAVELFDGRGATAAGVVESITRPTKQSGFMVTVEIRDRQVVPASKPRIEVFAAPPKGDRLEMMIDQLSQVGADEYVPLLAERTVVEPRTGKMERLRRVALESMKQCGRAWTMEIGDPVELRAVVEDSARESGVITLVADAGGVRLESCVRAGIADSVIRVIVGPEGGLSPEELAMCREHGVRSMSLGAHVLRIETAAVVAAAAVAMLVRSDRTLTKSTGGPE from the coding sequence GTGCGATCGAAACGCCTGGAAGTGGGCGAGGCGGTCGAACTCTTCGATGGACGCGGGGCGACGGCGGCGGGAGTGGTGGAGTCGATCACGAGGCCGACGAAGCAGTCTGGATTTATGGTCACTGTGGAGATACGCGATCGGCAGGTCGTGCCGGCGTCAAAGCCCCGGATCGAGGTGTTTGCCGCTCCGCCCAAGGGTGATCGGTTGGAGATGATGATCGATCAGTTGAGCCAGGTGGGGGCGGATGAGTATGTGCCTCTGCTGGCGGAGCGGACGGTGGTGGAGCCACGGACGGGGAAGATGGAGCGGCTTCGTCGCGTGGCCTTGGAGTCGATGAAGCAGTGCGGTCGGGCGTGGACGATGGAGATCGGTGATCCCGTGGAGTTGCGCGCAGTGGTGGAGGATTCGGCGCGAGAATCCGGTGTGATCACGCTCGTTGCTGATGCCGGTGGTGTACGGCTTGAGTCGTGCGTTCGAGCGGGCATTGCAGATTCTGTGATCCGGGTAATCGTGGGGCCTGAGGGTGGGCTTTCGCCTGAGGAACTCGCGATGTGCCGGGAGCATGGCGTTCGATCCATGTCGCTGGGGGCCCACGTTCTTCGAATTGAAACGGCAGCGGTTGTGGCCGCGGCGGCGGTGGCGATGCTCGTTCGGAGCGACCGTACACTCACCAAGTCCACAGGAGGTCCAGAATGA